Proteins from a genomic interval of Deltaproteobacteria bacterium:
- a CDS encoding response regulator: MKAKILIAEDSLTIQRVFELAFLRSGYQVTYIDRGEDLKGMARELNPELIICDLTLPDVDGYEAVSELKKEQSLSSIPIILLAGSIEPFDEDLFRSSGADGVIFKPFDSQELLDKVGELLRDKVEAAEEEKTERREAVEEGWDFSDVFEEVELDGAGVEKSPSEEPFVTELITESDLPDVESFEDYDIGEDELGKEEFFEEKPLDEVRAAGDEEERDEEAREYEFDEVMGGLEMEVQQELSGEGEVVMEAGEERMAPVEDFADLSDADPYVREAAENDDGEKPLPEPVSPGGEEEEVTKMDEEDKMMEEIVRDVDEFPISSGYDLEAHGILKKAAPQKAEPIGSREKYEEKLREAFSSDEFSGELKNLVSGTTEKILWEVLPEIMENLKSEIISVIKEVSASVVPEVAGQIIQEEIKRIREEIEHTD, translated from the coding sequence ATGAAAGCCAAAATTCTCATAGCAGAGGATAGCTTAACGATACAAAGAGTATTTGAACTCGCTTTTCTTCGGAGCGGATACCAGGTTACCTACATCGATAGGGGAGAAGACTTGAAAGGCATGGCCCGTGAGCTGAATCCGGAACTCATCATCTGTGACCTGACCCTTCCTGATGTTGATGGGTACGAGGCGGTGTCGGAACTAAAGAAGGAACAGAGCCTGTCATCGATACCGATTATTCTCCTGGCCGGCTCGATCGAGCCCTTCGATGAGGATCTTTTCCGGAGTTCCGGTGCCGATGGGGTTATTTTCAAGCCCTTCGATTCTCAGGAACTACTCGACAAAGTGGGGGAGCTGTTGAGGGATAAAGTGGAGGCTGCAGAAGAGGAAAAAACAGAAAGACGGGAAGCCGTCGAGGAAGGGTGGGATTTTTCTGACGTGTTTGAAGAGGTGGAGCTCGATGGTGCAGGCGTGGAAAAGAGCCCATCGGAGGAGCCCTTTGTCACCGAACTGATTACCGAATCTGATTTGCCCGATGTGGAGAGCTTTGAGGACTATGACATCGGAGAGGATGAGCTGGGAAAAGAAGAATTCTTTGAGGAAAAGCCGTTGGATGAAGTGAGGGCCGCCGGGGATGAGGAAGAAAGGGATGAAGAGGCCCGGGAATATGAATTCGATGAAGTCATGGGTGGTCTGGAGATGGAGGTGCAGCAGGAACTCAGCGGTGAAGGAGAGGTTGTTATGGAGGCCGGGGAAGAAAGAATGGCCCCGGTTGAAGACTTTGCTGATCTCAGCGATGCTGACCCATACGTGCGGGAAGCTGCTGAAAATGATGATGGAGAGAAACCCCTTCCCGAACCTGTCTCTCCGGGTGGGGAGGAAGAGGAAGTGACGAAGATGGATGAAGAGGACAAGATGATGGAAGAAATTGTTCGAGACGTGGACGAGTTTCCAATTTCATCTGGCTATGATCTCGAAGCACACGGGATTTTAAAGAAAGCAGCCCCACAGAAGGCAGAACCGATCGGTTCCCGTGAAAAATATGAGGAGAAATTGAGAGAAGCGTTTTCCTCGGACGAGTTCAGCGGCGAACTCAAGAATCTCGTTTCCGGCACCACGGAAAAAATTCTCTGGGAAGTGCTCCCCGAGATCATGGAAAACCTGAAGAGCGAAATAATCTCTGTGATCAAAGAGGTTTCAGCATCCGTCGTTCCGGAAGTGGCCGGCCAAATAATCCAGGAAGAGATAAAGCGAATCAGGGAAGAAATCGAGCACACAGATTAA